The Anas platyrhynchos isolate ZD024472 breed Pekin duck chromosome Z, IASCAAS_PekinDuck_T2T, whole genome shotgun sequence genome includes a window with the following:
- the HACD4 gene encoding very-long-chain (3R)-3-hydroxyacyl-CoA dehydratase 4 isoform X1 has translation MGRAFNMCASGKTFVGRKQFIITMNTYLFVYDLMQFCGHSWIFTNMIIRFMSFGKDSLADTFYSIGLVMRLCQLLSVLEILHILIGIDKSRFFPRFLQITERIIVLFVVINSQEEVQGKYIVCVLFFLWNLLDVVRYTYNMLARTGIYYLPLTWLNFSLCILLYPLSVLAKAFAIYVSLPYFETFGTYSIKLPLPFAFSIYFPYVLKMYLLVLFIGMCFITQNLFSERKAHLGTGNIKKKRS, from the exons CATTACCATGAACACCTACCTCTTTGTGTATGACTTAATGCAGTTCTGTGGACATTCCTGGATATTTACAAATATGATCATCAGGTTCATGTCATTTGGAAAAG ATTCGTTGGCCGACACGTTTTACTCCATAGGACTTGTGATGCGCCTTTGTCAGTTGTTATCTGTCCTGGAGATCCTGCACATCCTCATTGGCATTGATAAAAGCCGTTTCTTCCCCAGGTTTTTGCAG atcACTGAGagaataattgttttatttgtcGTGATCAACAGTCAGGAAGAAGTTCAAGGGAAATacattgtgtgtgttttatttttcctttggaattTATTAGATGTGGTCAG GTACACTTACAACATGTTAGCAAGGACAGGAATATACTACCTACCACTGACGTGGCTGAACTTCTCACTGTGCATCCTGCTCTACCCCCTTTCTGTTCTGGCTAAAG CATTTGCAATCTACGTATCGCTGCCTTATTTTGAAACCTTTGGGACATACTCCATCAAGCTACCATTACCATTCGCCTTCTCAATCTACTTCCCCTATGTTCTGAAAATGTACCTGCTAGTACTGTTTATAG GTATGTGCTTTATCACGCAGAACCTCTTCTCAGAAAGGAAGGCTCACCTAGGCACTGGcaacatcaaaaagaaaagaagctaa
- the HACD4 gene encoding very-long-chain (3R)-3-hydroxyacyl-CoA dehydratase 4 isoform X2, which produces MNTYLFVYDLMQFCGHSWIFTNMIIRFMSFGKDSLADTFYSIGLVMRLCQLLSVLEILHILIGIDKSRFFPRFLQITERIIVLFVVINSQEEVQGKYIVCVLFFLWNLLDVVRYTYNMLARTGIYYLPLTWLNFSLCILLYPLSVLAKAFAIYVSLPYFETFGTYSIKLPLPFAFSIYFPYVLKMYLLVLFIGMCFITQNLFSERKAHLGTGNIKKKRS; this is translated from the exons ATGAACACCTACCTCTTTGTGTATGACTTAATGCAGTTCTGTGGACATTCCTGGATATTTACAAATATGATCATCAGGTTCATGTCATTTGGAAAAG ATTCGTTGGCCGACACGTTTTACTCCATAGGACTTGTGATGCGCCTTTGTCAGTTGTTATCTGTCCTGGAGATCCTGCACATCCTCATTGGCATTGATAAAAGCCGTTTCTTCCCCAGGTTTTTGCAG atcACTGAGagaataattgttttatttgtcGTGATCAACAGTCAGGAAGAAGTTCAAGGGAAATacattgtgtgtgttttatttttcctttggaattTATTAGATGTGGTCAG GTACACTTACAACATGTTAGCAAGGACAGGAATATACTACCTACCACTGACGTGGCTGAACTTCTCACTGTGCATCCTGCTCTACCCCCTTTCTGTTCTGGCTAAAG CATTTGCAATCTACGTATCGCTGCCTTATTTTGAAACCTTTGGGACATACTCCATCAAGCTACCATTACCATTCGCCTTCTCAATCTACTTCCCCTATGTTCTGAAAATGTACCTGCTAGTACTGTTTATAG GTATGTGCTTTATCACGCAGAACCTCTTCTCAGAAAGGAAGGCTCACCTAGGCACTGGcaacatcaaaaagaaaagaagctaa